One window from the genome of Pseudomonas sp. L5B5 encodes:
- a CDS encoding tripartite tricarboxylate transporter permease, translating into MDTLSYLGQGFGVALSPYNLVTALAGTLIGTVVGLLPGLGPINGVALLIPIAFALGLPPESALILLAAVYLGCEYGGRISSILLNIPGEASTVMTTLDGYPMARQGLAGVALSLSAWSSFIGALIATCGMVLFAPLLAKWAIAFGPAEYFVLMVFAIVCLGGMAGDRPLKTFIAALIGLFLSAVGIDANSGVYRFTGDNIHLADGIQFVVLVLGLFSISEILLLLEKTHRGQEAVKATGRMMFNVKEAASVFMVNMRCGLLGFIMGVLPGAGATLASAVAYMTEKRIAGASGTFGQGDKRGLAAPETAIGASACGALVPMLTLGVPGSGTTAVMIGALSLYNITPGPLLFQQQPDIVWGLIASLFIANIMLVILNIPMIRIFTRILAVPNWALVPAIAIITGIGVYAVHATTFDLFLMVGIGIFGYILRKLDFPLSPVLLGFILGGLMEQNLRRALSISNGALEILWSSPITVGVWVLTVFMLCMPLLRIWRKRSARQRVVADV; encoded by the coding sequence ATGGATACCCTCAGCTACCTGGGCCAGGGCTTCGGCGTCGCACTGAGCCCCTACAACCTGGTCACCGCCCTGGCCGGAACCCTGATCGGCACCGTGGTCGGGCTGTTGCCGGGCCTGGGCCCAATCAACGGCGTGGCACTGCTGATCCCCATTGCCTTCGCCCTGGGCTTGCCGCCGGAATCGGCGCTGATCCTGCTGGCCGCGGTGTACCTGGGCTGCGAATACGGCGGCCGGATCAGCTCGATCCTGCTGAACATTCCCGGCGAAGCCTCGACCGTGATGACCACCCTGGACGGCTACCCCATGGCCCGCCAGGGCCTGGCCGGCGTGGCGCTGTCATTGTCGGCCTGGAGCTCATTCATCGGCGCCTTGATCGCCACCTGCGGCATGGTGCTGTTCGCCCCACTGCTGGCCAAGTGGGCGATCGCCTTCGGCCCGGCGGAGTACTTCGTGCTGATGGTGTTCGCCATCGTCTGCCTGGGCGGCATGGCCGGCGACCGGCCGTTGAAGACCTTTATCGCCGCGCTGATCGGGCTGTTCCTGTCGGCCGTGGGCATCGACGCCAACAGCGGCGTGTACCGCTTTACCGGCGACAACATCCACCTGGCCGATGGCATCCAGTTCGTGGTGCTGGTGCTGGGCCTGTTCTCCATCAGCGAGATCCTCCTGTTGCTGGAGAAGACCCATCGCGGCCAGGAAGCGGTGAAGGCCACCGGGCGCATGATGTTCAACGTCAAGGAAGCGGCCTCGGTGTTCATGGTGAACATGCGCTGCGGCCTGCTGGGCTTCATCATGGGCGTGCTGCCCGGAGCCGGCGCGACCCTGGCCAGCGCCGTGGCCTACATGACCGAAAAACGCATCGCCGGTGCCAGCGGCACGTTCGGCCAGGGCGACAAGCGCGGCCTGGCGGCTCCCGAAACCGCGATCGGTGCCTCGGCCTGCGGCGCCCTGGTGCCGATGCTGACCCTGGGCGTACCGGGTTCGGGCACCACCGCGGTGATGATCGGCGCCCTGTCGCTGTACAACATCACGCCTGGCCCGCTGCTGTTCCAGCAGCAGCCGGACATCGTCTGGGGCCTGATCGCCTCGCTGTTCATCGCCAACATCATGCTGGTGATCCTCAACATCCCCATGATCCGGATCTTCACCCGCATCCTCGCCGTGCCGAACTGGGCCCTGGTGCCGGCGATCGCGATCATCACCGGGATCGGCGTCTACGCCGTGCACGCCACCACCTTCGACCTGTTCCTGATGGTCGGCATCGGCATCTTCGGCTACATCCTGCGCAAGCTCGATTTCCCGCTGTCCCCCGTGCTGCTGGGTTTCATTCTCGGGGGCCTGATGGAGCAGAACCTGCGCCGCGCACTGTCGATCTCCAACGGCGCGCTGGAGATCCTCTGGTCGAGCCCGATCACCGTCGGGGTCTGGGTGCTGACCGTCTTCATGCTGTGCATGCCGCTGCTGCGGATATGGCGCAAGCGTTCGGCCCGCCAGCGTGTGGTGGCCGATGTCTGA
- a CDS encoding AbrB family transcriptional regulator, with product MSEATARHWWGTPLVGLAGGYLASQVGWPLPWMVGSLLAIILVRCLTPWQLAEIPGGRKCGQWIVGIGIGLHFTPQVMEQVMSHFGLIFCGALVTSLSSVVAVWLLRRTGEDRATAFFSSMPGGSGEMVNLGARNGAVLSRVAAGQSLRVLTVVLCVPAAFKYLLGQGTPVLQAASVDWRWLALLFPAGALLAWLWQRLRQPNPWLFGPLLLSAVVSLTWNLHIGLPDGASKMGQWLIGSGLGCHFNRQFFRRAPSFMGRTLLGTALSMLIAGLAALALSVLTRLDLRSLTLGMMPGGIAEMSLTAEVLQLSVPLVTAMQVMRLLFVLFLAEPLFRHWNKGPL from the coding sequence ATGTCTGAAGCTACTGCCCGGCACTGGTGGGGCACGCCCCTGGTCGGCCTGGCCGGCGGCTACCTCGCCAGCCAGGTCGGCTGGCCATTGCCCTGGATGGTCGGCTCGTTGCTGGCGATCATCCTGGTGCGCTGCCTGACCCCCTGGCAACTGGCGGAGATCCCCGGCGGACGCAAGTGCGGACAATGGATAGTGGGCATTGGCATCGGCCTGCACTTCACGCCACAGGTGATGGAGCAGGTCATGAGCCACTTCGGCCTGATCTTCTGTGGCGCCCTGGTCACCAGCCTGTCCAGCGTCGTGGCCGTCTGGCTGCTGCGACGTACCGGGGAAGATCGCGCCACTGCCTTTTTCTCCAGCATGCCCGGCGGCTCGGGGGAGATGGTCAACCTCGGCGCACGCAACGGCGCGGTGCTCAGCCGCGTGGCGGCCGGGCAGAGCCTGCGAGTGCTGACGGTGGTGCTGTGTGTGCCGGCGGCGTTCAAGTACCTGCTGGGGCAAGGCACACCGGTGCTGCAAGCGGCCAGTGTCGACTGGCGCTGGCTGGCCCTGCTGTTTCCCGCAGGCGCGCTGCTGGCCTGGCTCTGGCAACGGCTGCGTCAACCCAATCCGTGGCTGTTCGGTCCACTGCTGCTCAGCGCCGTGGTCAGCCTCACCTGGAACCTGCATATCGGCCTGCCCGACGGCGCCAGCAAGATGGGCCAGTGGCTGATCGGCAGCGGCCTGGGCTGTCACTTCAACCGGCAGTTCTTTCGCCGGGCGCCGTCATTCATGGGCCGTACCCTGCTGGGTACGGCCCTGAGCATGCTGATCGCCGGCCTCGCGGCCCTCGCGCTGAGTGTGCTGACCCGCCTGGACCTGCGTTCGCTGACCCTGGGCATGATGCCCGGCGGTATTGCGGAAATGAGCCTGACGGCCGAGGTGCTGCAGCTGTCGGTGCCGTTGGTGACGGCGATGCAGGTGATGCGGCTGTTGTTCGTGCTGTTCCTCGCCGAGCCCCTGTTCCGCCACTGGAACAAAGGCCCTCTGTAG
- the ung gene encoding uracil-DNA glycosylase, which translates to MTADDRIKLEPSWKEALRAEFEQPYMSELREFLRQEHAAGKEIYPPGPMIFNALNSTPLDKVKVVILGQDPYHGPGQAHGLCFSVQPGVPAPPSLVNIYKELKRDLNIDIPNHGYLQSWAEQGVLMLNTTMTVERANAASHAGKGWQFFTDRIIEVVSEHQPHLVFLLWGAHAQSKQKLIDATKHLVLTSVHPSPLSAYRGFLGCGHFSRTNKFLEQSGEAPIEWRLPPL; encoded by the coding sequence ATGACTGCTGACGATCGTATCAAACTCGAACCGAGCTGGAAGGAGGCCTTGCGGGCCGAATTCGAACAGCCCTACATGAGCGAATTGCGGGAGTTCCTGCGCCAGGAACACGCTGCCGGCAAGGAAATCTACCCACCGGGCCCGATGATCTTCAACGCTCTGAACTCGACGCCGCTGGACAAGGTCAAGGTGGTGATCCTTGGCCAGGACCCCTATCACGGGCCGGGCCAGGCCCATGGGCTGTGCTTTTCGGTGCAGCCCGGAGTACCCGCGCCGCCCTCGCTGGTGAACATCTACAAGGAGCTCAAGCGCGACCTGAACATCGATATCCCCAATCACGGCTACCTGCAGAGCTGGGCCGAACAGGGGGTGCTGATGCTCAACACCACCATGACCGTGGAGCGGGCCAATGCGGCGTCCCACGCGGGCAAAGGCTGGCAGTTCTTCACTGACCGGATCATCGAAGTGGTCAGCGAGCACCAGCCACACCTGGTATTCCTGCTCTGGGGCGCCCATGCCCAGAGCAAGCAGAAACTGATCGATGCCACCAAGCACCTGGTGCTGACCTCCGTACACCCATCGCCACTATCGGCTTATCGCGGATTCCTCGGTTGCGGGCATTTCAGCCGGACCAACAAGTTCCTCGAGCAGAGTGGCGAAGCCCCCATCGAGTGGCGCCTGCCGCCGCTGTGA
- a CDS encoding enoyl-CoA hydratase/isomerase family protein, whose protein sequence is MNLHVEELTGTDGARIAIATLDAEKTLNALSLPMIQQLSERLEAWAKDPQVVCVLLRGNGAKAFCAGGEVRSLAQACLANPGEVPALAGHFFAAEYRLDYRLHTYPKPLICWGHGYVLGGGMGLLQGAGIRIVTPSSRLAMPEISIGLYPDVGASWFLSRMPGKLGLFLGLTGAHINGRDALDLDLADRFLLDEQQEELIEGLLQLNWQEQTPRQLNSLFRALQQEALGQMPEAQWLPRRQQIDQWLDVSDVTCAWRAISQLQNHPDALYSRAAKTLGEGCPLTAHLVWEQIRRARYLSLEQVFQMEYTLSLNCCRHPEFAEGVRARLIDKDQRPRWHWPDINGVPEAVVQAHFHKAWEGRHPLADLTDY, encoded by the coding sequence ATGAACCTGCACGTCGAAGAACTCACCGGCACCGATGGTGCACGTATCGCCATCGCCACCCTGGACGCGGAAAAGACCCTCAACGCCCTGTCGCTGCCCATGATCCAGCAGTTGAGCGAGCGCCTGGAAGCCTGGGCCAAGGATCCGCAAGTCGTCTGTGTGCTGTTGCGTGGCAACGGTGCCAAGGCCTTCTGTGCCGGGGGTGAGGTACGTAGCCTGGCCCAGGCCTGCCTGGCGAATCCGGGCGAGGTGCCGGCCCTGGCCGGGCACTTCTTCGCCGCGGAATATCGCCTGGACTATCGCCTGCACACCTATCCCAAGCCGTTGATCTGCTGGGGCCACGGTTATGTGCTCGGCGGTGGCATGGGCCTGTTGCAAGGCGCGGGGATCCGCATCGTCACCCCCAGCAGCCGCCTGGCAATGCCGGAAATCAGCATCGGCCTGTATCCCGACGTGGGCGCCAGCTGGTTCCTCTCGCGCATGCCCGGCAAGCTGGGGTTGTTCCTGGGCCTCACCGGCGCCCATATCAACGGCCGCGATGCCCTGGACCTGGACCTCGCCGACCGTTTCCTGCTGGATGAACAGCAAGAGGAACTGATCGAAGGGCTGTTGCAACTGAACTGGCAGGAACAGACTCCACGCCAGCTCAACAGCCTGTTCCGGGCACTGCAGCAGGAAGCCCTGGGACAGATGCCCGAGGCCCAATGGCTGCCGCGCCGGCAACAGATCGACCAGTGGCTGGATGTCAGCGACGTGACGTGTGCCTGGCGCGCCATCAGCCAGTTGCAGAACCATCCGGATGCCCTCTACAGCCGCGCGGCCAAGACCCTTGGCGAAGGTTGCCCGTTGACTGCCCACCTGGTGTGGGAACAGATCCGCCGGGCCCGCTACCTGTCCCTGGAACAGGTGTTCCAGATGGAATACACCCTGAGCCTGAACTGCTGCCGGCACCCGGAATTCGCTGAAGGGGTGCGTGCGCGCCTGATCGACAAGGACCAGCGACCGCGCTGGCACTGGCCCGATATCAACGGCGTGCCGGAGGCCGTGGTGCAAGCGCATTTCCACAAGGCCTGGGAAGGCCGCCATCCACTGGCGGACCTCACGGACTACTGA
- a CDS encoding cysteine-rich CWC family protein — protein MNKPDSCPACGARNDCTLADPRTVDRSCWCYGVNIDPAIIEALAPELRNQSCLCPRCAGVEAQLRAAQATPP, from the coding sequence ATGAACAAACCTGATTCTTGCCCTGCCTGCGGTGCTCGCAACGACTGCACCCTGGCTGACCCACGCACTGTCGACCGGAGTTGCTGGTGCTACGGTGTGAACATCGACCCGGCCATTATCGAGGCCCTGGCGCCCGAATTGCGCAACCAGTCCTGCCTGTGCCCGCGCTGTGCCGGGGTCGAGGCCCAACTGCGCGCGGCCCAGGCCACGCCACCATGA
- a CDS encoding pseudouridine synthase: MRLDRFLSNLPRFNRQQVRLLLVQRRVRIDGQPVSDPKAEVREFSRVELDDEVLQAGKPARYFMLHKPMGCVSATRDPEHKTVLDLIHEPGPEDLHIAGRLDYNTTGLMLITNDGNWSRRLTQPQTKLPKLYYVETEQPIGPEYVETFAQGLYFAFEDLTTLPAQLQILGPRSARLSIVEGRYHQVKRMFGHFDNKVVRLHRECMGPLVLDPDLAPGEYRALHDAEIRLI; this comes from the coding sequence ATGCGCCTTGATCGTTTCCTCAGCAACCTGCCCCGGTTCAACCGACAGCAGGTACGCCTGTTGCTGGTGCAACGGCGTGTGCGCATCGACGGCCAGCCGGTCAGTGACCCCAAGGCCGAGGTCCGTGAGTTCAGCCGGGTGGAACTGGACGACGAAGTGCTGCAGGCCGGCAAGCCAGCGCGCTACTTCATGCTGCACAAGCCCATGGGCTGCGTCAGCGCTACCCGTGACCCCGAGCACAAGACCGTGCTCGACCTGATCCACGAGCCCGGGCCAGAGGACCTGCACATCGCCGGACGCCTGGACTACAACACCACCGGGCTGATGCTGATCACCAACGACGGCAACTGGTCACGACGCCTGACCCAGCCTCAGACCAAGCTGCCCAAGCTCTATTACGTGGAAACCGAGCAACCGATCGGTCCCGAGTACGTCGAAACCTTCGCCCAAGGCCTGTATTTCGCCTTCGAAGACCTCACTACCCTGCCCGCGCAGTTGCAGATCCTCGGTCCCCGCAGCGCTCGCTTGAGCATCGTCGAAGGGCGCTATCACCAGGTCAAGCGCATGTTCGGCCACTTCGACAACAAGGTGGTGCGCCTGCACCGCGAGTGCATGGGTCCACTGGTGCTCGACCCGGACCTGGCCCCCGGCGAATACCGCGCACTGCACGACGCCGAGATCCGCCTGATCTGA
- a CDS encoding alpha/beta fold hydrolase — protein MRPEIAVLDIQGQYRVYTEFYRADAADKTIILVNGSMATTASFAQTVKNLHPQFNVVLYDQPYAGRSKAHNRHERMLTKEIEGQILLELIEHFRAEHVLSFSWGGAATLQALSQRPRRIEKAVISSFSPVINEPMRDYLERGVDYLGNLDRHRVGHLVNDTIGKHLPSLFKRFNYRHVSSLAEHEYGQMHFHISHVLNGDRQCYIKAARNIQVPVLFVNGEWDEYTSARDAQLFAHHVQHSSFSTIQATGHFLDMEHKTACRDSRQVLLSFLEPGQYDIRNRPHPAQDQHARAS, from the coding sequence ATGAGGCCAGAAATCGCTGTGCTGGATATACAGGGTCAGTATCGGGTTTACACGGAGTTCTATCGCGCAGATGCCGCAGACAAGACCATCATCCTGGTCAACGGCTCGATGGCCACCACTGCGTCCTTTGCCCAGACCGTGAAGAACCTCCATCCGCAGTTCAACGTGGTGCTCTACGACCAGCCCTATGCCGGCCGCTCCAAGGCGCACAACCGACACGAACGGATGCTGACCAAGGAAATCGAGGGGCAGATCCTGCTGGAACTGATCGAGCACTTCAGGGCCGAGCATGTGCTGTCGTTTTCCTGGGGCGGGGCCGCGACCCTGCAGGCACTCTCCCAACGTCCACGGCGCATCGAGAAGGCCGTGATCAGTTCGTTCTCGCCGGTGATCAACGAGCCGATGCGCGACTACCTGGAACGGGGGGTCGACTACCTCGGCAACCTCGACCGCCACCGCGTCGGGCACCTGGTCAACGACACCATCGGCAAGCACCTGCCATCGCTGTTCAAGCGCTTCAACTACCGTCATGTGAGCAGCCTGGCCGAACATGAATACGGGCAGATGCACTTTCACATCAGTCACGTGCTCAACGGCGACCGCCAGTGCTACATCAAGGCGGCGAGGAACATCCAGGTGCCCGTGCTGTTCGTCAACGGCGAATGGGACGAGTACACCTCGGCCAGGGACGCCCAGTTGTTCGCCCACCATGTACAGCACTCGAGCTTCAGTACCATCCAGGCCACCGGGCACTTTCTCGACATGGAACACAAGACGGCCTGTCGCGACAGTCGCCAGGTGCTGCTGAGCTTCCTCGAGCCGGGTCAGTACGACATCCGCAACCGTCCCCACCCTGCGCAGGACCAACATGCACGTGCCAGTTGA
- a CDS encoding SMI1/KNR4 family protein: MGKTRVTGTTLESIRAAETALGRTLPRSYADWLLEHNGKALGALEVFPVFDARDPRKTWQSIVRHVEEGWQAWQDNFRDDERDFSSLLPFAQFGTGDYYCFDYAALGDAGEPVVVLWSHETGRTSAVADSYAAFLVDPDRPG; the protein is encoded by the coding sequence ATGGGCAAGACGCGAGTGACAGGCACGACCCTGGAGTCGATCCGTGCTGCCGAGACGGCATTGGGACGAACCTTGCCCAGGTCGTACGCGGATTGGCTGCTGGAGCACAACGGCAAGGCACTGGGCGCCCTGGAGGTGTTCCCGGTTTTCGATGCCCGTGATCCACGCAAGACCTGGCAATCGATAGTCCGTCATGTCGAGGAGGGCTGGCAGGCCTGGCAGGACAACTTCCGTGACGACGAGAGGGACTTTTCCAGCTTGTTGCCGTTCGCCCAGTTCGGCACAGGTGACTATTACTGCTTCGACTATGCCGCGCTCGGCGATGCCGGTGAGCCCGTGGTGGTGCTGTGGTCCCACGAGACGGGCCGAACCTCTGCCGTTGCGGACAGCTATGCGGCTTTCCTGGTCGATCCCGATCGGCCGGGATAG
- a CDS encoding alpha/beta hydrolase family protein — protein MKFVRVMASCGVLMFGVASCSNATVQQPYSRRCELPAVAAQARQVSAPGGAWCVGKAGFTFQDPTRAEPFSTVANARRELALKVWYPIANPARQRPRAEYAEPEALSAMKAAGEVQVASHSAAGATMQMHRQYPVLLFSPGLGAVAEFYSGLLEDLASRGYVVVAINHPYISAVTVLPGGRVIPLLDVLEQDDKKLAGAAPLVVADLRSTLDWLEQRNREPEHLLGGHLDLTRIGALGHSFGGSAALQATRLDPRLRAAANLDGTIQGDLSGPWVKPMLLYAAGNDPQDASMEKVGNAHRGSWAYKVLEDAGHHDFTDGRWVLPGPVIEAMGDDFGSVDRSLALRILRSDLGSFFHRYLGGP, from the coding sequence ATGAAGTTCGTCAGAGTCATGGCGAGTTGCGGTGTACTGATGTTCGGCGTGGCCAGTTGCAGCAATGCCACGGTACAGCAGCCTTACTCGCGGCGCTGCGAGTTGCCGGCCGTGGCTGCCCAGGCCAGGCAAGTATCGGCTCCCGGCGGAGCCTGGTGCGTGGGCAAGGCCGGTTTCACATTCCAGGATCCTACGCGTGCGGAGCCGTTTTCCACCGTCGCCAATGCGCGTCGCGAGCTGGCGCTGAAGGTCTGGTACCCGATTGCCAACCCTGCTCGCCAACGGCCTCGTGCCGAATATGCCGAACCCGAAGCCCTGAGTGCGATGAAGGCTGCGGGCGAGGTGCAGGTCGCCAGTCACTCGGCTGCTGGAGCCACGATGCAGATGCACCGTCAGTATCCGGTCCTGCTGTTTTCTCCCGGCCTGGGCGCGGTAGCCGAGTTCTATAGCGGCCTGCTGGAAGACCTGGCCAGTCGCGGTTATGTAGTGGTGGCCATCAATCACCCCTACATTTCCGCCGTGACGGTGCTGCCGGGGGGGCGGGTCATTCCTCTTCTGGATGTCCTCGAGCAGGATGACAAGAAACTGGCGGGCGCCGCGCCGCTGGTGGTGGCGGATCTGCGCAGTACCCTGGATTGGCTGGAGCAGCGCAACCGGGAGCCGGAGCACCTGCTGGGCGGGCACCTGGACCTGACCCGCATCGGTGCTCTGGGCCATTCCTTCGGCGGTTCAGCCGCCTTGCAGGCAACACGGCTGGACCCGCGCCTGCGAGCGGCAGCGAACCTGGATGGCACCATCCAGGGCGATCTGAGCGGCCCCTGGGTCAAACCAATGTTGTTGTACGCGGCCGGCAATGACCCGCAGGATGCCAGCATGGAAAAAGTCGGTAACGCTCACCGTGGATCGTGGGCGTACAAGGTCCTGGAGGACGCGGGGCACCACGACTTCACCGACGGGCGCTGGGTGCTCCCTGGGCCGGTCATCGAAGCCATGGGGGACGATTTCGGCAGTGTCGACCGCAGTCTGGCACTGCGCATCCTGCGCAGCGATCTCGGCAGTTTCTTTCATCGCTACCTGGGCGGTCCCTGA
- a CDS encoding class I SAM-dependent methyltransferase, producing the protein MAQNIYDDPTFFQAYGQLGRSLGGLDAAPEWPALQALLPPMHGLNVVDLGCGYGWFCRWASDHGAQQVLGLDVSQKMLATARDTTSAINIHYRQADLEQLHLPACSLDLAYSSLTLHYIKDLHTLFARIYTALVPGAYLVFSIEHPIFMAPRTPGWQVDEQGRKSWPVDSYQEEGERVTHWLAEGVVKQHRTLGTLLNSLIASGFSIRHVEEWGPTPQQVSAQPALEEERERPMLLLVAAQR; encoded by the coding sequence ATGGCCCAGAACATCTACGACGACCCCACCTTTTTCCAGGCCTATGGTCAGCTGGGACGCTCTCTCGGCGGCCTCGACGCAGCCCCGGAATGGCCGGCCCTGCAAGCGCTGCTACCACCGATGCATGGCCTGAACGTGGTGGACCTGGGCTGCGGTTACGGCTGGTTCTGCCGCTGGGCTAGCGACCACGGCGCCCAGCAGGTGCTGGGGCTGGATGTCTCGCAGAAAATGCTGGCCACCGCGCGTGACACCACCTCGGCCATAAACATCCATTACCGGCAGGCGGACCTGGAACAACTGCACTTGCCAGCCTGCAGCCTCGACCTGGCCTACAGCTCCCTGACCCTGCACTACATCAAGGACCTGCACACCTTGTTCGCCCGGATCTACACGGCCCTGGTGCCTGGTGCGTACCTGGTGTTCTCCATCGAGCACCCGATCTTCATGGCCCCGCGCACCCCCGGCTGGCAAGTGGATGAGCAAGGCCGAAAGTCCTGGCCAGTGGACAGTTACCAGGAGGAAGGCGAGCGGGTGACCCATTGGCTAGCCGAAGGGGTGGTCAAGCAGCACCGGACCCTGGGCACATTGCTCAACAGCCTTATCGCCAGCGGTTTCAGCATCCGCCATGTCGAGGAATGGGGACCGACGCCACAACAGGTAAGCGCCCAACCGGCGCTGGAAGAGGAGCGGGAACGCCCGATGCTGCTCCTGGTGGCAGCGCAACGCTGA
- a CDS encoding sensor domain-containing phosphodiesterase: protein MPDKALAEEQRLAALYALELLDTARCERFDRICRLAAQFFKVPTALITLVDRDRQWFKSRVGFVATQTPIDQSFCAYTIKSDDVFEVENARQDVRFHANPLVTEASGIGFYAGAPLITSTGHAIGSLCIIDKHPQRLDAAERQQLRDLASLVMEQIEQRQRQTRRDPVSGLPNREQFQRDLHDLADQHPGERRVLVLVDAVDMTVAHELTLAMGMAPFETIVRFLAQQLLAYLGRHVRVYHVSAKRFGFLLPADPAVERLLEGLVRRLRRQPPGLELPMIPAVCGGMVEFSTNHDAVPDVLRKAMFALELAALERCTWAPYDVVRDQAYRRAFNLASDISEALATGQIYLMFQPRFALPDGEQVSAEALIRWDHPWLGPISPAEFIPVMERNAQIHQVTHWLINAVLHKLHLWRGSEVQRLSINLSPQDFEDQDIADVLRDACLRHRIDPRCLEVEITEGAWLRSNPKVLEQLSKIRALGMDVAIDDFGTGYSNFAYLHQIPANVVKLDKSMVTDLESSAQHQKITRSVIALARELGYRTVAEGIESFKCLQMLRSFGCDEAQGYFLARPMAQDKFLARSDAQRFPLQGGF from the coding sequence ATGCCGGATAAGGCATTGGCCGAGGAACAGCGCCTGGCCGCCCTGTATGCCCTGGAGCTGCTGGACACTGCCCGCTGCGAGCGTTTCGACCGCATCTGCCGGTTGGCCGCGCAGTTCTTCAAGGTGCCCACGGCGCTGATCACCCTGGTGGATCGTGATCGGCAGTGGTTCAAGTCGCGGGTGGGTTTCGTCGCCACGCAGACTCCGATCGATCAGTCGTTCTGCGCCTACACGATCAAGTCCGACGATGTGTTCGAAGTGGAAAATGCGCGCCAGGATGTGCGTTTTCACGCCAATCCGTTGGTGACCGAGGCGTCGGGTATCGGTTTTTATGCCGGTGCGCCCCTGATCACCTCCACCGGGCATGCCATCGGCAGCTTGTGCATCATCGACAAGCACCCGCAACGGCTCGATGCAGCCGAGCGCCAGCAGCTGCGCGACCTGGCGTCCCTGGTGATGGAGCAGATCGAGCAGCGCCAGCGCCAAACCCGTCGCGATCCGGTCAGTGGTCTACCCAACCGCGAGCAGTTCCAGCGCGACCTGCACGATCTGGCGGACCAGCATCCAGGGGAACGACGAGTGCTGGTGCTGGTGGATGCAGTGGACATGACCGTGGCCCATGAGCTGACGCTGGCCATGGGCATGGCGCCCTTCGAGACCATTGTGCGGTTCCTTGCCCAGCAGTTGCTCGCCTATCTGGGCCGGCATGTGCGGGTGTATCACGTCTCGGCCAAGCGCTTCGGTTTCCTGCTGCCTGCGGACCCGGCGGTGGAGCGCTTGCTCGAGGGCCTGGTGCGCCGCCTGCGTCGCCAGCCGCCAGGTCTGGAGCTGCCGATGATCCCCGCGGTATGTGGGGGCATGGTGGAGTTCTCCACGAACCACGATGCCGTGCCGGACGTCTTGCGCAAAGCCATGTTCGCCCTCGAACTGGCCGCCCTGGAGCGTTGTACCTGGGCGCCCTACGATGTGGTGCGTGACCAGGCCTATCGACGTGCGTTCAACCTGGCCTCGGACATCAGCGAAGCCCTGGCCACCGGGCAGATCTACTTGATGTTCCAGCCGCGCTTCGCCTTGCCCGATGGTGAGCAGGTCAGCGCCGAGGCGCTGATTCGCTGGGATCATCCCTGGCTGGGGCCGATTTCCCCGGCGGAGTTCATTCCAGTGATGGAGCGCAACGCCCAGATCCACCAGGTGACCCACTGGCTGATCAACGCTGTACTGCACAAGTTGCACCTGTGGAGGGGAAGCGAAGTGCAGCGGCTGTCGATCAACCTCTCGCCGCAGGATTTCGAGGACCAGGACATCGCCGATGTGCTGCGCGATGCGTGCCTGCGCCACCGCATCGATCCTCGCTGTCTGGAGGTGGAAATTACCGAGGGTGCCTGGCTGCGTTCCAATCCGAAGGTGCTGGAGCAGCTGAGCAAGATCCGCGCCCTGGGCATGGATGTGGCCATCGACGATTTTGGCACCGGCTACAGCAACTTCGCCTACCTGCACCAGATTCCGGCCAACGTGGTGAAACTCGACAAATCCATGGTGACCGACCTGGAGAGCAGCGCCCAGCACCAGAAGATCACTCGTTCGGTGATCGCCCTGGCCCGCGAGCTGGGTTATCGCACCGTGGCCGAGGGAATCGAGAGCTTCAAGTGCCTGCAGATGCTGCGTTCCTTCGGCTGTGACGAGGCCCAGGGTTACTTCCTGGCCCGGCCCATGGCCCAGGACAAGTTCCTGGCTCGCAGCGACGCGCAGCGCTTTCCGCTGCAGGGTGGTTTCTAG